ACGTCTTCTTTACGGCGTTGGACCTTGAGCCGTATGCCGCAAAGTTGACAAATGCGTCACCCCAAGGCGCAAAGCCGATCAACCGGGAGGCGGTTTTAAGGGCTCTGCTGGCTGCCCCTATGGAAGGCATCCCTACATTTACTCGGTTGCATGAACGTCTTGATCGAGATTTGCGTTTCCGGTATCAGTGCGGATTTCGGCTGGACGAGGCAGCGCCATCGATTGCAACACTCAGTCGGGTCTTCAATGCTGTCGTGGATAAGGGTCTTGCCAAGGACCTCTTCGCTGATCTGGTCAGTCAATGCAAAGGGGCTGGCATCATCGATGGAAGTCATCTTGCAATCGATAGTACAGCAATTGGCGCCTACGAGAAAAAGCAGCCAAAATCACGCAGCCAAGAAACAGGCAACGCCAACTGGAGCGCCAAGTATGACACGTTTGGCAACAAACTCACATGGTTCGGGTACAAGATTTATCTTGCGGTGGATACCGCCAGTGAGCTACCGGTATCTTTGGACGTCACACCCGCCCATGTGTATGACGTAGAGATGGAGATTCCATTAATGAAAGATGTTGTCGAAAGCTATGGCTGGAAAGTCAAGTTTGTCATGATGGACGCCGGGTATGACCAGGTAAAAAACTATGAAGCCGCCCGTAGTTACGGTGCGCAAGCAATCATTGCACTGAACAAGCGAGGCGAAAAGGAACCACCTGCCGGGGTTGCTTCAAACGGCACACCTCGCTGCTCCATGGGCTACGACATGGTGTACTGGGGAGCCGATGGTGACCGATTAAAGTTCCGTTGCCCACACGCTGTTGGTAGGGTCGACTGTCCGCTTGGGATTGCAGCTTGCTCTGACTCTAACTACGGAATGGTCGTCAAGAAGACTGTGCAGAAGATATCCGACGCTACTCGAACCCTCACCGAAACACAAGAGGTTGGACAGAACTCTACAATGAACGAACTGCCGTTGAACGTTGCAACTCTCGACTCAAGCAGAATCTGACCGTGAACGACGTTCACGTCCGAGGCATCCAGAAGGTTACGATCCACGTTTGTCTCAATGCCATTGTCCTACTCGCATCCGTACTGGCGGCGGGCGTAGCAAACAGTGTATAGAAAACAGCCTAAGCCTGCACGTCTCTAGAGACTGTGACAGCAACATAGTTACCGTTCAAAATTGCGTTATAGAAATTGTAATGTGTACCCATCAAACTAGTATCAATTCCCTTTTTCAATTCGTACAGAAAATTATTTCTGCAAAACGCTCAATAAATTGATGCCCCGCCCTGGGGATTCCATCGCGATTTATGGGTGTGGAGCTGTGGGATTGAGCGCAATGATGGCTGCAAAAATTGCTGGGTGCTCTACCATTGTTGCCGTTGAAGTCCATGACAGCCGTCTCGAATTGGCAAAAGAGCTAGGGGCTACCCACGTGCTGAATGGGAAGACGGTTGATGTCATTTCGGAGATTAAAAAGATCACCAATGGTGGAACACACTATGCCGTTGAGACCACGGGTGTTACGCCTGTTGTTCTACAGTCTGTAAGGGCTTTACGTGCTTTGGGTACGGTGGCTATCGTTGGCGCGACTGGTGAGGTTACGTTCAACGTTCAGTTGGATATCATGGGCGAAGGTAAATCTGTCGTCGGGGTCGTTGAAGGCGACGCTGTTCCACAGTTATTCATTCCGAAGCTCATTAGCTACTACAAGGAAGGCAAATTCCCATTTGACCGTCTCGTGGGATTTTATGAGTTCGAGCAAATTAATCAGGCGTTTGAGGATTCAAAAAATGGTTCGGTGGTCAAACCGATTTTGCGGATTAGCTAATTCGTTCGTTTACTCATCAGGCGCGCCGGATAAGGAATGATCCTGGCGCGCTTGTTTATTGTGCGTTGCCCTTTGCAATTGGTCTTCGTTTATACGATAGTAATCTTAAATCTTATTGAAGGAGTGGTGTACCATGGAAAGATCCATTCCAGAAATCACGCTTCATGATGGGGTTACGTTACCGGTCGTCGGCTTAGGTACCGCTAAGTTGCGGGGCAATGCGGGTGTCAACGCGATAGTCAGTGCAATTGATGCAGGATACCGACTGCTCGATTCCGCGTACAATTATGAAAATGAAGGGACAGTAGGTGAAGCGGTCAGGCGCAGCTCGGTTCCACGAGAAGAATTGAGAATTACATCGAAGTTGCCTGGACGCTATCACACGTATGACCAAGCTGTGGTTGCAATTCAAGAATCGTTGTATCGTGCGAATTTAGATTATTATGATTTGTATCTGATCCATTGGCCAAATCCGAAGCAGAATCAATATGTCGAGGCATGGCAAGCGCTCATTGATGCGAAAAAATGGGGATTTATTCGCTCCATTGGCGTCTCAAATTTTTTGCCTGAACATATAGAGCGACTGGAGAAGGAAACAGGTGTCAGGCCGACGGTAAATCAGATAGAATTGCATCCATTCTTCAACCAGGAAGCACAAAGAAAGTGGCATGAAGCACACGATATCAAGACGCAATCTTGGAGCCCATTGGCCAGGGCAAATGACGTTCTTGAAAACGAAACTCTACAAAAAATCGCTCGCAAGCACGATAAAACGGTTTCCCAAGTGATTTTGCGTTGGCATTATCAACTTGGAGCCATCTCAATTCCGAGGTCCTCTTACCCTGGGCGGCAGCTTGAAAACATATCAATATTCGATTTTTCGCTGGACGATGCGGACATGAACGTGATTTCTGGGTTATCGAGACCTGATGGCAGGTTGAGAAATCAAGATCCGGCTGTCTATGAGGAATTCTAGATAAACAGGTAGAACCGCATCACAATGCCAAAGGGAGATCTAGAAAGGGCACCGTTTCTTTGACGGTGCCTATGTTGATTTTCACAACGGTGAAATCAAGCACACATTGTGCGACATCAAGTAAGGCTGTCCCCACGGAGATAATTCATTAACTGCGCTGCGCTGGGTGTAATATGACCTTTGGTTTTCGTGACGATAATGTAGCTTTGAACGGGCTGGTATCCCGTAGGAAATTGAAAGGTAAATAAGCGGCCATCTTGGAGTTCCTGTTGAATAGCGCTTAACGGTAGGAAGGCGATTCCGAGTCCTTGATACCCTTGAGGCTGCGGTGAACTATTCACCCTTTGGGCACACGGTAAGAACCCCGCTTCGTTTCCATCCCATCCGCTGAAATGTTACTGTTATAGTTACATAATACGTCACAGCGAAGAGGAATGTTTATGATTGAAGAACGTCGTTCCGGGACTTCCTGGAAATCTATACTGCGGATTATGGCCGCCGTTCAGTTTTGTATGTCGATTGCTTTCTCCAGTTCGAACCCCTTTATGGCGCTTTACGTCGAGCAATTGGGTGTTCACAACCCTCGATACGTCGACATCCTGACAGGTATCATTCAAGGGATGACGCCCTTGATGGCCGCCATCATGTCACCATTTTGGGGTTCATTGTCTGATAGAAGCGGCCGCAAAATGATGGTGTTGCGGTCTACCATCGCTATCGGGATTTTTACCGGCATTCTCGGGTTGGCTCAGAGCACTTGGCAACTTATGATTATCCGAGGGTTCCAAGGAGCTTTCAGCGGATTTTCAGCGGCGTCTATCGCACTGGTCGCGAGCGTGATTCCCCAAGACAGGTTAGGATTTTCGCTGGGGTGGATTCAGACCTCCAGTATGGTGGGGACGCTCGTTGGACCGTTGTTGGGCGGCGTGGCTGCGGACTATTTCAAAAACTATCATATGGTCTTCTTTCTCACGACGATTTTCGCATTCATCGCTTTTACGATCACACTGCTATTTGTCCAAGAACCTAAGGGTAAACTTGCGCCGACGAGGAAAAAGCCGTCCTTAGTTGGTCAGTTTAGGGCAATCAAAGAGTTGAAGATGGTTCGCCCGATGTTCATTGTGTTGTTTTTGACGCAGTTTACGGTCATGAGTGTACAGCCTGTCCTTTCGGTATTTATGAAACAGTTGGCAGGGAATGTTGGATATTTGAATACCATAGCGGGCTTTGCATTTGCGGTGACTGGACTCGCTGACTTGATTGCATCTCCGTTCCTTGGCAAACGAAGCGATAAAATCGGCTATCGTCGAGTGTTGACCATTTGTATGACGGGGGCGGGGCTATTTTATCTGCCTCAGGCGTTGTCTCCAAACATTTGGGTGTTTATCGCGTCAAGGTTTGGTCTTGGCATGTTCATTGGGGGTATTTTGCCAACGGCCAATGCGTTGATTGGGCGAATGGCTCCGAGTGATAAGCGCGGACAAATTTATGGATTCACGTCCAGCGCGACGTTTTTGGGCAGTTTTGCTGGGCCACTTCTCGGTGGTGTCGGATCAGCGGCCTTTGGCATTCGCACCATGCTCGGTGTGGCGGGTGCACTATATATCTGTAATATGCTTTGGGTGAGATGGAAAGTTCGAGAACCTGGCAGTGTCGAACAACAATCGTAAGAGGGGATGAAAGGTAAACTAAACTATACTATACATTCGTGTTATTATATTGTATATCGTTGCGATTTCATTATTCTCAAAGGAGTTTTTTTATGCATGAGACATCCAACGATGAAGCGAAGCGGTTAGCGGAACGCGTTGGAGTTCGACTGCGACACATTCGTCGCGAGCACAATTTGAGTTTGGATGAATTGGCAGAGAAAACAGGGGTGAGTAAACTCACCTTGGGGAAAATCGAGCGCGGCGAAGCAAATCCAACACTTGCGATGATGTGGAAGATTACACGAGGTTTGTCTGTACCGCTGACAGCGTTGTTGACGATGGAGGAACAGGTGGACATCTCGCGTTCAGGTGAAGGATTTCAATTGGTGGGTGGCGACGGCAACTGGGTTATTGAGCCCATGTTTACGATGTCGACCTACGGAACGACCGAGCTTAGCCGAGCGTTTCTGGAGCCGCACAGCCAATTTACAGAACGGCATCATGCGGGTTCTATTGAAATTGCTACGGTTATGTCCGGAAGCCTCAGCATTTTGGTCGAAGGGACCGAGCACGTGTTAAAACCCTTTGACTCAATTCGGTTTCACGCAGACTGTGAGCACACCTATCTCAATTCGAGTGACACGCCTGTTGTGCTCCATTTGATGTTGACCTACCGCAACCCGGATTGAGGGATCGGTTCTCACCTACACGAGGTCATCTTCATACCTACGGATGCAAAATTCAAGAGACGAGCGGCGTATCAAGAGATACGCCCGCTTGTATGCTGAAGCGGCTTGTCCCGCGCGTTTGTGACGGATGGTGCTGTCGTGATCTAGGATGACGGGCGTAGCACTTATGCGTCAATATCCATATTCTGATTGGGTGATTTCTTGCGCTTGTGTTCGTGACGCGCCACTTTTGCCCGGTTGCCACAGATTTTCATCGAGCACCATTTCCTTTTTCCACTTGCATCGAGGAACAACAACACGCAATCTGGATTTGCGCATCGACGGAGTGTTAGAAGTGCGCCTGAGGCGAGTAACTGCAGAACGTCAAGTGCGACCAGCGACGCGATGGCGGCATCAGGAGTCCCCACAGGAATTGCTACTAAGTTATCTTCGTTGAGTTGATACGAAAGCGGTGCGCTTGCTACGAGTCTCTCCATCGTATGGACAAAATCGGATTCCGGTGAAATCCCCTCTGTGATACGGAGGAACGCGTTTCGCAAGGAAGCCCGCAATTCACGCAGGTTTCGCAGAACTTCTGGTGTATCATATGTGCTTGGCACGGATAACGGATGTAAGCTCCCCGATTGTTTCATTTCTTCAATCCATCGATCGAGATCCGCTACATTGACCAATAAATCATGTTTTGTACCTCGTCGGACAAGTTCTGTATTCACAAGGTCTAAGCTAAGGTGTCCCGAAATCAGCGGGAAACTTTCGAGCTGTCCCATTTGCATGCCCCCATCACTTAACTAACCTTATTATAAACCATTGACAAGTTAGTTATATAGATGTACTGTACTAACCGTAAACATAATTGATAAAAGGTTAGTTAGGAGATGCGTATATGAACCCGTCAAGCATCAAACCCCCATTTACCGCAGAAACGGCACAAGCTAAAGTAAAAGCTGCTGAAAATGCATGGAATACGCGGAACCCCGAAACGGTCGCACTCGCTTATACAGAGGACTCAGAGTGGCGGAATCGCTCGGAGTTTTTTAAGGGGCGAGATGCTATCAGAGCGTTTTTGGATCGCAAATGGGCGCGAGAATTGGACTACCATTTGATGAAAGAATTGTGGTCTTATACGGATAATCGTATCTCTGTACGCTTCGAATACGAATGGCGGGATGCACAGACTGGGCAGTGGATGCGGACGCATGGAAATGAACATTGGGAGTTTAATGAGGATGGACTGATGCGACGCAGGGACATGAGTGCCAATGATTACCCCATTGATGAGTCAGAACGGCGCTACGTCTAAACTGGTTGAGCGGTTGATTTGAGCAACTTCACTGTGGCGGTACATGGCGAGTACCGCCACAGCATAGCGTATATACATCGGCTGGGTGCCCTGTAGGACATCCTAGAAATCATGTGAGTGCGCTACATACCTTCAGATGGATTTCCCGTAGTATGTTGACAAACTGAAACTGAATTGATTACAGTATGGGTGTCGGGAGGCGAAGTGAAGTGGCGGCGAGTGGTTGGTTTTCCATGTCGGTTCATGCATTGGCCCTGCTTGCTCAAAATCGGGATGGTTATTCGAGCAGTTTTATTGCATCCAGTGTGAATACCCATGCTGTTTTCCTCCGACGTGTTTTGAAACGCCTGGTAGAAGTAGGTTTCATTGAAACTCGGGAGGGGCGTGATGGGGGATATCGGCTGACAAAACCGCCTGAAGACATTCGACTGTCGGAAGTTTACAAAGCCCTGGAAATGGATAGGGCGTTGGCACCTAGTCCGGCAACACCCAATCCCATGTGTCCTGTGGGTTCGGGGATGCCAACCGTATTTGATGCGATTGCGCTAGAAGTCGAGCAGGCCATCCTTGAAACGTTGCGCCGCTACACGGTTGCGGATGTTGCAGAGGGTGCTGTTTCTGCAGGCATTCTGTCCAAGTAACATTTTTTTGCTCTAAACTGAAACTGAATTGGTTTCATTAAAAGGCGAGAACACTGGGAGGAATCGATGATGAAAATGTTGGTGACAGGCGCTACGGGCAAACTGGGCAGCATGGTTGTCGAGACGTTGCTGAAGACTGTACCTGCGACGGAATTGGCCGTCAGTGTTCGAGATGTAAAGAAGGCGGAAAGTTTGCGAGCCCGGGGTGTGGAGGTTCGGCATGGGGATTTCGATCACCCTGAAACCCTCATTTCTGCTTTTGCTGGTGTTGATAGATTATTAATCATCTCTGCGGATGGGGATAACGAGACCCGAATTCGCCAGCACACGGATGCGGTCGCTGCGGCGGCGGAGGCGAAAGTCGGATTTATCGCTTATACCAGTTTGGTGAATGCTCAGGAGAGCAAAATGTTCTTGTCTCCGCCGCACCGTGCTACAGAAGAGGCCATCTTGAAGACAGGTATCCCGTATTCCTTCCTAAGAAATAACTGGTATGTAGAAAATGAACTTTCCAGTATTCAAGGTGTTATGGCAGGTGCGCCGTGGGTGACTTCAGCGGGTTCTGGAAAAGTAGGGTGGGCCGCAAGACGGGACTATGCGGAAGCAGCAGCATCTGTATTGTCTGGGACTGGGCATGAAAATACGATTTACGAACTTTCTGGTCAGCTTCTCACGCAGGAGGAACTGGCAGCTGTGGTCGGTGAGGTATTAGGCAAAGAGGTGCCTGTGCAGCAGGTCGATGACGCGACGTATGCAGATATCATGAAGCAAGCCGGCGTGCCGGATTTTGTCATTCCTATGCTTGTAAGTATCCAACAGGGGATTCGAGAAGGCGCGTTGGAAGTCGAAAGTAACGATTTTTACAAGCTGCTTGGGCGTGAAACGACGCCGATTCGTCAAGTCATTCGCCAAATGATAGACGATACCTCCAAATAAAGAGTCGAAGTGAAATCGTTTGTGATGTGCCCTTCCTTCGATGTGAGCAGCACCAACGATTCATTTAGGTGTGGGTGCGAACTGAACGGTAGCTTTCAGGTTTATAGAGAAACGAGCATCGGATAGATGAGATGCTCGTTTCTTTGTTTGGTCGTCGTTTCTTACATGGACTTACTTTTCTCCACTGAATCGAGTGGAAATGTTGCGTGAGATTAAAGTGGAATGTTCAACTCGCCACCACAGATGTTAATAGACTCCCTGAACAGTTCGTAGGCTGTATCTTCCGTTCACAAAAAACCCCCCGAGGGGGGAGTTTACGCGAGGATATGTGCTTAAAATGTGCTGTACTGTAGTCGTATCTATTTGTCTAAGAGGTGAAGTCAAATTCCATGATTAAAATCATGATTCATAAAAGTTCAATCCCTTCGTATTAACCAACTTTAATAAAGCTGAGTCAGAGATATTGCCACCGATCCAAATTAATTTGTTTCCTGCTGGGTAAAACAGCTCTGACGCATGCCCAAAGGTACTTAGGGTAGCTGTATTCCCGGAGTGTAAAATCACTTTTTTCCCTGCTGGCAAGATTCCGCTTTTAGATAATTTAATATTACCCATAGTTAAAAATGTATTCTTATCATAAAATGAATACAAGGTTCCGATACCGTTTATGACCAGTTTCGACCCGATTAATTGGGTATACGGATCCGGTAATCCACTTGATCCTTTCGGTTTAAATACAGGCGCTGCTACTACACCAGAAATTGACCAAACTCCATTTATGCTATGAACGTAACACAGATAATAGTAGCAACTTGTGACACCAGGGACCTGTACAGCAATTACACCATTATTTCCAATGATAAGTTCATATGGAATAGGAGCATTTCGTGCATAAACCGTTTGGTCATTCGATAACTTCCACGACAGAGCATAGCGCACTACATTCTCAGCTGTACGAGATTGCTTAGAGTTGACTTGATTATTGGTTGCGGATACAACAGTCACGCTCTTTTGCTGTGTACTAGTGGTGGTCGAGGCCCCAGCCTGATTCCCTACAACGTTACCGTCCGAACATCCACTCAAAACAGCCATAGAAAGGATGAGGGAGGCAAATATCGATCTAGTAGCTGTTGATGTCATTATAGTAACCTCCCAGAATCTTGAATTATAAAGTGATAATTACCTTTTTGTTAGGGATTAGAAGGAGCGCTTGCTGCGGTGTGACTTTGATATTCTTGTGACCTTGGGCTGTAAACCGTAATCCAGTCATCACTTGTAATTTCTCCATACTGATTTTGGTATGCGTAATCACCATACCATTCATCTCTATAATATCCATAATCAAACCATCCGTAGTGCTTCGCAGGTACATTAACCGTTACCTGATATTGCCATGATTCAGAAAGAGATGTATCCGCATTAAATCCTACTGCCGCATTAATAGGGCCCCATCCTGCACTTAATGAACCAGATGCGGATGCGCTGACGCTAAATGTTGAGGTTTTGGTAAAGTTATAGGGGGAGGTAGATGATGAACCATTGTAATACACTGGACTGTGAGCCTGTTCGACAAATTTGTTGTTTTCCTCAGTTGTAACGTCTTGGAACACATAACCGGCCTGTCCAATTATGACGTTCGGTGATTCAGAAATTTGGGGAGTCGGAGTTGTTTCTGCAAATACTGTTCCCGTTAAACCGGATAGTGTTGTGTTACTGACATAGCATAACGTCCGAAAACTGACGGTGTAAGTTGACCGAGAACTGACGGATTCGCTGTCCAAGAACGCTTGCAAAAATGGGAAGGAAGTTTCCTCCCCTCCCGACAGTGTTTCTAAAGGTCGACGCTAACCAAATATCGCCGATTTTCTAAGAGTCCAAACGCGACGTCGCCGCTGATGATGTACCAAGATGTTCGTCCAAGCTCTAGCCGTCCACTAAGCGTTGTGCGTTCAATGTGAAATTGCACAATCTCCCCGCAGTGCAAACTGTACCACTCATTTTTGCCCTCAACCACCCAACGCGACAACTCTGGATCGTAGAACATCTGTAATCTCCGTGCCATCATGAGCATTCACCTTGAATGACGCGCTCGACCATGTGGTCGTCGATGATCCGTTGCCGATTTTGAGCCCCATACATGAGACAGTGCGTACAGAGTTTGTTGACCAGTCGTGGAGCTCCACCCGAGAAACGATAGATTTCATCGACAGCCTTATCCGAGAAAATAGATTGCTGTCCAGCTACCGCGTAGGCTAGATGACGTTCAATGTATGCCCCGATTTCAGCGCGGTCGTAGTGATGCAACTTACACTGTAGATCAATGCGTTGCCGAATGGCGGCGTAAGCCTGTAAGTTGAGCCGTTCCCAGAGCTCACTCTGTCCGACGAGAATTAGCGCCATAGGACTTTGCGCATCCATTTTAAAATTCAAAAGAAATCTTACTTCCTCGAGCATCTCCCGATCTAGCAAATGTGCTTCGTCTACGACCACAACTGGACTGAGGCTATGTATCCCACGCATCAGCTCAATCTCACGATGCAATTGACGTTTCGCGTCGCCGCGATAAAACTTAGCCTCGCAACCGAGTTGCTCGAGCATCCCCTTGTAAAAATGTCGTGGGGTCAGCTTAGAATCCGACAGGTACAGAATTTTGAACTTCGACTGTTCCAGCGCCTCCGAGAAACGACGGATGGTTGTGGTTTTTCCGGTTCCACAATCTCCAGTCACCACTGCGAACCACTGACGCTCCGCAGCATACTTCAGCCGACCGAGAATGTCCTCCAGTGTAGATGACATGTAGAGTTCATCTGTTGGAATATCTCGTGAGAAGGGCGTGTGAGTAAAGCCGTAGAACGATTCAAACACGACCATTCTCCTCCTTCCAGACCGCGTCATAGCGGACTGCAGGCGTGATACGCTCAATCCGATCCTGATGCTTCTTCTCGGCTGCATCCAACAGACGAGATGTGTCAACGTTTTGGTTCTCGAACCGCTCTGGCAGTTTAGGTCTTTGCCCAGCCCGTTCACCAATCACCAGTTCTCCCACAGTCCAAGGCTGGTGACCCGCGTATTCGATGGTGAGTTCCGTGATATCTGCAGGGTCGTATATGACATTCACCTTACAACCGATGAATGACAGACCCACTTCATACTTCTTACCCATGAAGTTGATACAACCGGACTTGTCCACTTTTCGAGTTTCGGCATGCAAAAAGGCATCCGCGATGCTCTCTGGTGAGATGAAACGAATGGCTTTATGGTCGCTACGATAGGCAGTCTCGGGGCTCATCTGATTCTGAAGTGCGGAGTGAGGTTGGTTCTGATAACATTCACTTAACCAGACCTCAAATTGTTGATTCAATTGTTCCAATGTCTTAGGTTTCGCCGCAGCGATTTCGTCCAGAAACGAGTCGACGATACGATTAAACCGCTCTATTTTTCCCTTCGACTCCGGCGCATAGGGTTTCGCGTAAAGCAGCCGTGTCCCGAGCTTTGAACAGGTTCGAGTCATCCATTTGGTTCTGAATTGTTTGCCGTTGTCAAAGTAGATAGCCTCTGGTATACCGTGCTTTTGTACAGCTTGGCGAAAGCAGTCTTCCACAATGGTTTGGTCCAGCGTGGGGTAAAACCTCCCGTGGAGAACAAAACGAGTTGCGTCATCCAACATAACCACGAGATAGACCTGTTGCTTTGAACCATTCGTTCCAATGGGGAGATAAGGGCCAAACTTGATGTCCGATTGCCACAACTGATTGCGGTGACGGCGCTGAAACCTACGCGCTGCCACACCGGTTTCAGCATACATTCGCATGTGTCCGGCACTATATCCTCGACGAGCAAGTTTCTCTTGAAGAGTTGTTCTCCGAATTTCCCCAGGTGCCACTTTTCCTTCCCATTCGAGAATACGAATGATCTGCGAGACGCTTCGAGAAGGAACCTCTCTGCGCAACAAAATGGCCTCTTCCAGAATCTCATCCGGGATCACCTGAGCTCGACGGCTAGATTTTGACCTCGGTTTGAGTCCCTCAAAACCTTGTTCACGAAATGTAGCTAAATAGCGGCGCAATGTTCGTTCCGATAACCCGGTCTGTGCACAGATCTCTGCCTTGCGTCTGCGAAGTTGCGCTGAATCCAGTCCATCTTCCAAAAGTGGAGACAGCAACTGAACACGATACACGGCCACATCCTCCGCTTTTTTCCAATCTTTCATGGCTAACCTCTCCTTCAAGTGGGGTTAGCCTGAATAGTAGACAGAGAAGAAGCGGACACAAAGGCAGAACGGGTATGTGTCCACAAATGTAGATTTGCAATAGGGCGGACAGCACGGGCCATCCACCCGACGGCGTCGCCGACCAAATGTCCAATTCGATGGAGTGAGGATTGTGTTGGATAGGACGGTTCCAACACACGGCCGTGACGGTTTGCAATAGCAACCAGACAACCGGTAGCATACGAAGACCATGTCTCGAACCATTGACGGACACGGCGGATGGTGGATTCGTCCGCCCCCACTGAAGGGGATGATTCGGTAATGATCTGCTCTATACTTTCTCGGTCATAGCGCTTGTAGGGCACAAGAATATCTGGGAGTTCGTGGTGGATACGATGACACTCCGTGCAACGAAGGCGCCGAATGATAAGGGTGAGTTGGTCACCGTTACTCTGCGTATAACGTCTACGTCGGCTTCCGCATACAACAAGTTGGCCCTGACAGCAAGGACACGGGATGCATTCCTCACTCCGAA
Above is a genomic segment from Alicyclobacillus acidoterrestris containing:
- a CDS encoding DDE-type integrase/transposase/recombinase is translated as MKDWKKAEDVAVYRVQLLSPLLEDGLDSAQLRRRKAEICAQTGLSERTLRRYLATFREQGFEGLKPRSKSSRRAQVIPDEILEEAILLRREVPSRSVSQIIRILEWEGKVAPGEIRRTTLQEKLARRGYSAGHMRMYAETGVAARRFQRRHRNQLWQSDIKFGPYLPIGTNGSKQQVYLVVMLDDATRFVLHGRFYPTLDQTIVEDCFRQAVQKHGIPEAIYFDNGKQFRTKWMTRTCSKLGTRLLYAKPYAPESKGKIERFNRIVDSFLDEIAAAKPKTLEQLNQQFEVWLSECYQNQPHSALQNQMSPETAYRSDHKAIRFISPESIADAFLHAETRKVDKSGCINFMGKKYEVGLSFIGCKVNVIYDPADITELTIEYAGHQPWTVGELVIGERAGQRPKLPERFENQNVDTSRLLDAAEKKHQDRIERITPAVRYDAVWKEENGRV
- a CDS encoding DUF6431 domain-containing protein; its protein translation is MSSPPEFFVRSEECIPCPCCQGQLVVCGSRRRRYTQSNGDQLTLIIRRLRCTECHRIHHELPDILVPYKRYDRESIEQIITESSPSVGADESTIRRVRQWFETWSSYATGCLVAIANRHGRVLEPSYPTQSSLHRIGHLVGDAVGWMARAVRPIANLHLWTHTRSAFVSASSLSTIQANPT